A single region of the Lonchura striata isolate bLonStr1 chromosome 19, bLonStr1.mat, whole genome shotgun sequence genome encodes:
- the LOC110474897 gene encoding myosin heavy chain, skeletal muscle, adult, translating to MSSADAELACFGEAAPYLRKSEKERIEAQNKPFDAKTSVFVVHPKESFVKGKIESRESGKVTVKTEGGETLTVKEDQIFSMNPPKYDKIEDMAMMTHLHEPAVLYNLKERYAAWMIYTYSGLFCVTVNPYKWLPVYNPEVVLAYRGKKRQEAPPHIFSISDNAYQFMLTDRENQSILITGESGAGKTVNTKRVIQYFATIAASGDKKKEDKSSGKMQGTLEDQIISANPLLEAFGNAKTVRNDNSSRFGKFIRIHFGATGKLASADIETYLLEKSRVTFQLKAERSYHIFYQIMSNKKPELIDMLLITTNPYDFHYVSQGEVTVPSIDDQEELMATDSAIDILGFTADEKTAIYKLTGAVMHYGNLKFKQKQREEQAEPDGTEVADKAAYLTGLNSAEFLKALCYPRVKVGNEYVTKGQNVTQVNNSVGALAKAMFEKMFLWMVVRINQQLDTKQPRQYFIGVLDIAGFEIFDFNSFEQLCINFTNEKLQQFFNHHMFVLEQEEYKKEGIEWEFIDFGMDLAACIELIEKPMGIFSILEEECMFPKATDTSFKNKLYDQHLGKSNNFQKPKPAKGKAEAHFSLVHYAGTVDYNITGWLEKNKDPLNETVIGLYQKSSVKTLALLFANYGGADAAEASGGGGKKGGKKKGSSFQTVSALFRENLNKLMANLRSTHPHFVRCIIPNETKTPGAMEHELVLHQLRCNGVLEGIRICRKGFPSRVLYADFKQRYRVLNASAIPEGQFMDNKKASEKLLGSIDVDHTQYRFGHTKVFFKAGLIGVLEEMRDEKLAEIMTMIQARCRGFLMRVEYQRMVERRESIFCIQYNVRSFMNVKHWPWMKLFFKIKPLLKSAESEKEMANMKQEFEKTKEELAKSEAKRKELEEKMVALVQEKNDLQLQVQAEADSLADAEERCDQLIKNKIQLEAKIKELTERVEDEEEINAELTAKKRKLEDECSELKKDIDDLELTLAKVEKEKHATENKVKNLTEEMAALDETIAKLTKEKKALQEAHQQTLDDLQVEEDKVNTLTKAKTKLEQQVDDLEGSLEQEKKLRMDLERAKRKLEGDLKLAQDSIMDLENDKQQLDEKLKKKDFEISQIQSKIEDEQALGMQFQKKIKELQARIEELEEEIEAERTSRAKAEKHRADLSRELEEISERLEEAGGATAAQVEMNKKREAEFQKMRRDLEEATLQHEATASALRKKHADSTAELGEQIDNLQRVKQKLEKEKSELKMEIDDLASNMESVSKAKANLEKMCRTLEDQLSELKTKEEQNQRMINDLNTQRARLQTESGEYSRQVEEKDALISQLSRGKQGFTQQIEELKRHLEEEIKAKNALAHALQSARHDCDLLREQYEEEQEAKGELQRALSKANGEVAQWRTKYETDAIQRTEELEEAKKKLAQRLQDAEEHVEAVNAKCASLEKTKQRLQNEVEDLMIDVERSNAACAALDKKQKNFDKILAEWKQKYEETQAELEASQKESRSLSTELFKMKNAYEESLDHLETMKRENKNLQQEISDLTEQIAEGGKAIHELEKVKKQVEQEKSELQASLEEAEASLEHEEGKILRLQLELNQVKSEIDRKIAEKDEEIDQLKRNHLRIVESMQSTLDAEIRSRNEALRLKKKMEGDLNEMEIQLSHANRQAAEAQKNLRNVQSVLKDTQLHLDDALRTQDDLKEQVAMVERRANLLQAEVEELRAALEQTERSRKLAEQELLDATERAQLLHTQNTSLINTKKKLETDIAQIQGEMEDTIQEARNAEEKAKKAITDAAMMAEELKKEQDTSAHLERMKKNLDQTVKDLQHRLEEAEQLALKGGKKQIQKLEARVRELEGEVDAEQKRSAEAVKGVRKYERRVKELTYQSEEDRKNVLRLQDLVDKLQMKVKSYKRQAEEAEELSNVNLSKFRKIQHELEEAEERADIAESQVNKLRAKSRDMHGKKIEEEE from the exons AGGTGGTGTTGGCCTACCGAGGCAAGAAGCGCCAGGAGGCCCCTCCACACATCTTCTCCATCTCTGACAACGCCTATCAGTTCATGCTGACTG ATCGGGAGAACCAGTCCATCCTGATCAC CGGAGAATCCGGGGCCGGGAAGACTGTGAACACCAAGCGTGTCATCCAGTACTTTGCAACAATTGCAGCCAGTGGGGACAAGAAAAAGGAGGATAAGTCATCAGGCAAAATGCAG GGAACGCTTGAGGATCAAATCATCAGCGCCAACCCACTGCTGGAGGCCTTTGGAAACGCCAAGACCGTGAGGAACGACAACTCCTCACGCTTT GGCAAATTCATCAGAATCCACTTTGGTGCCACAGGCAAACTGGCTTCTGCTGACATTGAAACGT ATCTACTGGAGAAGTCCAGAGTCACTTTCCAGCTCAAGGCGGAAAGGAGCTACCACATCTTTTATCAGATCATGTCCAACAAGAAGCCAGAGCTAATTG ACATGCTCCTCATTACCACCAACCCCTATGATTTCCACTATGTGAGTCAAGGGGaggtcactgtccccagcattGATGACCAGGAGGAGCTCATGGCCACAGAC AGTGCCATTGACATCCTGGGCTTCACTGCAGATGAGAAAACAGCCATCTACAAGCTGACAGGAGCTGTCATGCACTACGGGAACCTGAAGTTCAAGCAGAAACAACgagaggagcaggcagagcctgatGGCACAGAAG TGGCTGACAAGGCTGCCTATCTAACAGGCCTAAACTCAGCTGAATTTCTCAAGGCCTTGTGCTACCCCCGAGTCAAGGTTGGGAATGAATACGTGACCAAAGGTCAAAACGTGACACAG GTGAACAATTCAGTGGGTGCCCTGGCAAAGGCCATGTTTGAGAAAATGTTCCTGTGGATGGTTGTTCGCATCAACCAGCAGCTGGACACAAAGCAGCCCAGGCAGTACTTCATTGGTGTCCTGGACATTGCTGGCTTCGAGATCTTTGAT TTCAACAGCTTTGAGCAGCTGTGCATCAACTTCACCAATGAGAAACTGCAACAGTTCTTCAACCACCACATGTtcgtgctggagcaggaggagtaCAAGAAGGAGGGAATTGAATGGGAGTTCATTGATTTTGGCATGGACCTGGCTGCCTGCATTGAGCTCATTGAGAAG CCCATGGGCATCTTCTCCATCCTGGAAGAGGAGTGCATGTTCCCCAAGGCAACTGACACCTCTTTCAAGAACAAGCTCTATGACCAGCACCTGGGCAAGTCCAACAACTTCCAGAAGCCCAAACCTGCCAAAGGCAAGGCTGAGGCCCACTTCTCCCTGGTGCACTATGCTGGCACAGTGGACTACAACATCACTGGGTGGCTGGAGAAGAACAAGGACCCTCTGAATGAAACTGTCATTGGGCTGTACCAGAAATCATCTGTGAAGACCCTGGCTTTACTCTTTGCCAACTATGGTGGAGCAGATGCAG cCGAGGcgagtggtggtggtggcaaGAAGGGAGGCAAGAAGAAGGGCTCTTCCTTCCAGACTGTCTCAGCTCTCTTCAGG GAGAATTTAAACAAGCTGATGGCTAACTTGAGAAGCACTCACCCCCATTTTGTACGGTGCATCATCCCAAATGAAACTAAAACACCTG GTGCCATGGAGCACGAGCTGGTGCTGCACCAGCTGCGCTGTAACGGCGTGCTGGAAGGGATCAGGATTTGCAGGAAAGGGTTCCCCAGCAGAGTCCTCTATGCTGACTTCAAACAGAG ATACAGAGTACTTAATGCCAGTGCTATCCCAGAGGGACAGTTCATGGACAACAAGAAGGCTTCAGAGAAGCTTCTTGGGTCCATTGATGTTGACCATACCCAGTACAGATTTGGTCACACCAAG GTATTCTTCAAAGCTGGACTGATAGGTGTGCTAGAGGAGATGAGAGATGAGAAACTGGCAGAGATTATGACCATGATACAAGCCAGGTGCAGAGGCTTCCTTATGAGAGTGGAGTACCAGAGAATGGTCGAGCGGAG GGAGTCCATCTTCTGCATCCAGTACAACGTTCGCTCATTCATGAATGTCAAACACTGGCCATGGATGAAGCTGTTCTTCAAGATCAAGCCCTTGCTGAAGAGTGCAGAGTCTGAGAAGGAGATGGCCAACATGAAACAGGAGTTTGAGAAAACCAAGGAAGAGCTTGCAAAGTCTGAGGCAAAGCGGAAGGAGCTTGAGGAGAAAATGGTGGCTTTGGTGCAGGAGAAAAATGACCTGCAGCTCCAAGTGCAGGCT GAAGCAGATAGCTTGGCTGATGCTGAGGAAAGGTGTGACCAGCTCATCAAAAACAAAATCCAGCTGGAAGCCAAAATTAAGGAGTTGACGGAAAGGGTtgaggatgaagaggaaatTAATGCTGAGCTGACAGCCAAGAAGAGGAAGCTGGAGGATGAGTGTTCCGAGCTGAAGAAAGATATTGATGACCTTGAGCTAACACTGGCCAAggtggagaaggaaaaacacGCCACTGAAAACAAG GTGAAAAACCTGACTGAGGAGATGGCAGCCTTGGACGAGACCATTGCCAAGCtgacaaaagagaagaaagcccTCCAAGAGGCCCATCAGCAGACCCTGGATGACCTGCAGGTAGAGGAAGACAAAGTCAATACTCTGACCAAAGCCAAGACCAAGCTGGAACAGCAAGTGGATGAT CTGGAAGGGTCCCTGGAGCAAGAGAAGAAACTGCGCATGGACCTGGAGAGAGCTAAGAGGAAGCTGGAAGGAGACCTGAAGCTGGCCCAGGACAGCATCATGGATTTGGAGAATGATAAGCAGCAGCTGGATGAGAAACTGAAGAA GAAAGACTTTGAAATCAGCCAGATCCAGAGCAAGATTGAGGATGAACAAGCCCTGGGCATGCAATTTCAGAAGAAGATCAAGGAGCTGCAG GCCCGTattgaggagctggaggaggaaattGAGGCAGAGCGAACCTCTCGTGCCAAAGCAGAGAAGCATCGCGCTGACCTGTccagggagctggaggagatcaGCGAGCGCCTGGAAGAAGCAGGaggggccacagcagctcaggtgGAGATGAACAAGAAGCGAGAGGCAGAATTCCAGAAGATGCGCCGTGACCTGGAAGAGGCCACGCTGCAGCACGAAGCCACGGCTTCCGCCCTGCGCAAGAAGCACGCggacagcacagctgagctgggcgAGCAGATCGACAACCTGCAACGCGTGAAGcagaagctggagaaggagaagagtgaGCTGAAGATGGAGATTGACGACTTGGCTAGCAACATGGAGTCTGTCTCCAAAGCCAAG GCCAACCTGGAGAAGATGTGCCGCACACTGGAAGATCAGCTGAGTGAGCTTAAAACAAAGGAGGAGCAGAATCAGCGTATGATCAACGACCTCAATACGCAAAGAGCTCGTCTGCAGACAGAGTCAG gtGAATATTCCCGCCAGGTGGAGGAGAAAGATGCTCTGATTTCTCAGCTGTCTAGGGGCAAGCAAGGATTTACCCAACAGATTGAGGAACTCAAGAGACATCTAGAGGAAGAAATCAAG GCCAAGAACGCCCTGGCCCACGCCCTGCAGTCTGCTCGCCACGACTGTGACTTGCTCCGGGAACAAtatgaggaggagcaggaggccaAGGGGGAGCTGCAGCGAGCCCTGTCCAAGGCCAATGGTGAAGTGGCCCAGTGGAGAACCAAATACGAGACGGACGCGATTCAGCGCACGGAGGAGCTCGAGGAGGCCAA GAAGAAACTGGCCCAGCGCCTGCAGGATGCAGAGGAACATGTTGAGGCTGTCAATGCCAAATGTGCCTCCCTGGAAAAGACaaagcagaggctgcagaaTGAAGTGGAAGACCTGATGATTGATGTGGAGAGATCCaatgctgcctgtgctgctctggataAGAAGCAGAAGAACTTTGACAAG ATCCTGGCAGAATGGAAGCAGAAGTATGAGGAAAcgcaggctgagctggaggcCTCGCAGAAGGAGTCGCGCTCTCTCAGCACGGAGCTGTTCAAGATGAAGAATGCCTATGAGGAGTCCTTGGACCACCTGGAAACAATGAAGCGGGAGAACAAGAACTTGCAGC AGGAGATTTCCGACCTCACGGAGCAGATTGCGGAGGGAGGAAAGGCAATTCATGAGCTGGAGAAAGTCAAGAAGCAGGTTGAGCAGGAGAAATCTGAACTGCAAGCCTCCCTGGAGGAAGCTGAG GCCTCTCTGGAACATGAGGAAGGGAAGATCCTGCGCCTGCAGCTTGAGCTCAACCAAGTGAAGTCTGAGATTGACAGGAAGATAGCAGAGAAGGATGAGGAGATTGACCAGCTGAAGAGGAACCACCTCAGAATTGTAGAATCCATGCAGAGCACCCTGGATGCTGAGATCAGGAGCAGGAATGAAGCCCTGAGGCTGAAGAAGAAGATGGAGGGTGACCTGAATGAAATGGAGATCCAGCTGAGCCACGCCAACCGCCAGGCTGCAGAGGCACAGAAGAACCTGAGAAACGTCCAGTCTGTGCTCAAG GACACTCAGCTGCACTTGGATGATGCTCTCAGGACACAGGATGACCTGAAGGAGCAGGTGGCCATGGTGGAGCGCAGAGCAAACCTGCTGCAGGCTGAAGTTGAGGAGCTCCgggcagccctggagcagaCGGAGCGGTCGAGGAAATTGGCTGAGCAGGAGCTCCTGGATGCCACTGAACGTGCACAGCTCCTCCACACCCAG AACACCAGCCTGATCAACACCAAGAAGAAGCTGGAAACGGACATTGCCCAGATCCAGGGTGAAATGGAGGATACCATCCAGGAAGCCCGCAATGCTGAGGAGAAGGCCAAGAAGGCCATCACTGAT GCGGCCATGATGGCAGAAGAGCTGAAGAAGGAGCAGGACACCAGTGCCCACCTGGAGAGGATGAAGAAGAACCTGGACCAGACGGTGAAGGACCTGCAGCACCGTCTGGAGGAGGCTGAGCAGTTGGCACTGAAGGGAGGGAAGAAGCAGATCCAGAAGCTGGAGGCCAGG GTGCGGGAGCTGGAAGGGGAGGTTGATGCTGAGCAGAAGCGCAGCGCTGAAGCCGTGAAGGGCGTGCGCAAGTACGAGCGGAGGGTGAAGGAACTCACCTACCAG TCTGAGGAAGACAGGAAGAATGTCCTCAGGCTGCAGGATCTGGTGGACAAGCTGCAAATGAAAGTGAAATCCTACAAGAGACAAGCTGAGGAGGCT GAGGAGCTGTCCAATGTCAACCTCTCCAAGTTCCGCAAGATCCAGCACGAGCTGGAGGAAGCCGAGGAGCGGGCTGACATTGCAGAGTCACAGGTCAACAAGCTCCGAGCCAAGAGCCGGGACATGCACGGCAAGAAGATAGAAGAGGAAGAGTGA